The Thermosulfurimonas sp. F29 genome includes a window with the following:
- a CDS encoding response regulator transcription factor → MPRERLLLIEDDPDLQKVLRSQFELDNYTVETAESGEEALAKVKGFQPELIILDLNLPDTDGLKLCKSLRSLTKAPIIILTVRDNLSDKLKGFEMGADDYLTKPFEYLELEARVRACLRRARLISPEKEELDFGHFKVIPAKREVWVRGQRVHLTRKEYDLLELFISHPGEVLSRDFIKQEIWPNKEIYPWSRTLDVHIKRLREKIEPDPENPRYIITHPGVGYRFEP, encoded by the coding sequence ATGCCTAGGGAGAGACTGCTTCTCATAGAGGACGATCCGGATCTTCAAAAGGTCTTGCGGTCCCAGTTTGAGCTGGACAATTACACCGTGGAGACGGCCGAAAGCGGCGAGGAAGCCCTGGCCAAGGTAAAGGGCTTCCAGCCCGAACTCATCATCCTTGACCTCAATCTGCCCGATACGGACGGACTGAAACTGTGCAAGAGCCTTCGCTCCCTCACCAAGGCCCCCATCATCATCCTCACCGTGAGGGACAACCTCTCGGACAAGCTCAAGGGTTTTGAGATGGGGGCGGACGACTATCTCACCAAGCCCTTCGAGTATCTGGAACTTGAGGCCCGGGTGCGGGCCTGTCTGCGTCGGGCCCGGCTCATCAGCCCGGAAAAGGAGGAACTGGACTTCGGTCACTTCAAGGTCATACCGGCCAAAAGGGAGGTGTGGGTGCGGGGCCAGCGGGTTCACCTCACCCGCAAGGAGTACGACCTCCTGGAACTCTTCATCTCCCATCCCGGAGAGGTCCTGAGCCGGGACTTCATCAAACAGGAGATCTGGCCCAACAAGGAGATCTATCCCTGGAGTCGCACGCTGGATGTCCACATAAAACGACTGCGCGAAAAAATCGAACCCGACCCCGAAAACCCCCGCTACATCATCACCCATCCCGGGGTGGGTTATCGTTTTGAACCCTAG
- a CDS encoding molybdopterin-dependent oxidoreductase, which translates to MGLTRRQFIKRTAALTAASLVGIELPRGMREVAQAADVDRWEPGVCRFCGVGCRVYLGLKNGKPVAIKGITESATNKGYVCMKGMLFYRIIHHPERLKKPLYRERKDQPFREISWEEALDIAARKFAETVARYGPDATAYYGSGQALTEETYLFQKIMRGGLGTNNVEGNPRLCMASAVGGYLTSFGADEPIGSYANIEKAYCFFIIGSNMAECHPVLFRRVMNRKLSRPDEVKVINADPRVSPTSRIADLHLQFKPGTDLALLNAMAYVIVEEGLYDEEFIRKYCKFKIGKPPKDVSFEEYKEFLKQYTPEKAAEICGGNITPEKIRTAARWFARSKATMSLWTMGINQRIRGVWANNLIHNLHLLTGQLCKPGADSFSLTGQPNACGGVREGGGLCHILPAHRPVKIDKLRHQVEDLWGVPRGTIPPKPGYHTIAMFRAVNQGKIKAIWINCTSPAQSLPNCDYYRKGLRRDDVFVVVTDIFPTKTTELANLVLPTAFHFEKTGVYGCTERRSQLTVKVVDPPGEAKPEVWIVREWALRMAEHFERLGDRRRARNLRICVKPFLGKEEGYELPKAIWEEYTQKLTKGRDNDLSGATYEVLRKRPDGVQWPAPTEEIALRGGTPTKFVRGIDPLADKHPGTDPYVFYGPAHRDHKLYIWLRPYQGAAEEPDAEYPFYLSTGRVIDHWHTSSMTGRIPELLRANPYAYVEINPRDARKLGIKPNDMVEIETRRGKIVLPAKVYEGPIEGMVFVYWYDMEESRMANRVTKDAFDPGSKEPEFKICACRIRKVSGPRPLKPYVVGHRI; encoded by the coding sequence ATGGGACTTACCAGAAGACAGTTCATTAAAAGAACCGCAGCCCTGACGGCGGCTTCCCTGGTGGGCATCGAGTTGCCCCGGGGGATGAGGGAGGTGGCCCAGGCCGCGGATGTGGACCGCTGGGAACCCGGCGTGTGTCGATTCTGCGGGGTGGGTTGCCGGGTCTACCTGGGCCTCAAGAACGGGAAACCCGTGGCCATTAAGGGTATCACGGAGTCGGCCACCAACAAGGGTTATGTGTGCATGAAGGGTATGCTCTTTTACCGGATCATCCATCATCCGGAAAGATTGAAGAAACCCCTTTACCGCGAACGCAAGGATCAGCCCTTTCGGGAGATCTCCTGGGAGGAGGCCCTGGACATAGCGGCCCGTAAGTTCGCGGAAACGGTAGCCCGGTATGGCCCTGACGCCACCGCCTATTACGGATCGGGTCAGGCCCTGACCGAGGAGACCTATCTCTTTCAGAAGATCATGCGCGGTGGCCTGGGCACCAACAATGTGGAGGGAAATCCCCGGTTATGCATGGCTAGCGCCGTGGGCGGGTACCTCACCTCTTTCGGGGCGGACGAACCCATCGGTTCCTACGCCAACATCGAAAAGGCTTACTGTTTCTTCATTATCGGGAGCAACATGGCGGAGTGCCATCCGGTACTTTTCCGGCGGGTGATGAATCGCAAGCTTTCCCGCCCGGACGAGGTCAAGGTGATCAACGCCGATCCTCGGGTGTCGCCCACCTCCCGTATCGCGGATCTCCATCTCCAGTTTAAGCCTGGCACGGATCTGGCCCTGCTTAACGCCATGGCCTATGTGATCGTTGAGGAGGGGCTCTACGACGAGGAATTCATCCGCAAGTACTGCAAGTTCAAAATAGGTAAGCCGCCGAAGGATGTGAGCTTCGAGGAGTATAAGGAATTCCTCAAGCAGTATACTCCCGAAAAAGCGGCCGAGATCTGCGGCGGGAACATCACGCCGGAAAAGATCCGGACCGCGGCCCGCTGGTTTGCCAGGTCCAAGGCCACCATGTCCCTCTGGACCATGGGCATCAACCAGCGCATCCGGGGCGTGTGGGCCAACAACCTGATACACAACCTTCACCTCCTCACCGGTCAGCTCTGTAAACCCGGAGCGGACAGTTTCTCGCTCACCGGTCAGCCCAACGCCTGCGGCGGGGTGCGTGAAGGGGGAGGACTCTGTCACATCCTTCCGGCCCACCGTCCGGTAAAGATCGACAAGCTCCGTCACCAGGTGGAGGATCTGTGGGGGGTGCCCCGGGGAACGATTCCCCCCAAGCCCGGTTATCACACCATCGCCATGTTCCGGGCGGTCAACCAGGGCAAGATCAAGGCCATCTGGATCAACTGCACCAGTCCGGCCCAGAGCCTTCCCAACTGTGATTATTACCGCAAGGGGTTGCGCAGAGACGATGTGTTCGTGGTGGTGACGGACATCTTTCCCACCAAGACCACGGAGCTGGCCAACCTGGTGCTTCCCACGGCCTTCCACTTCGAGAAGACCGGGGTTTACGGATGCACCGAGCGGCGCAGTCAGCTCACGGTCAAGGTGGTGGATCCGCCCGGAGAGGCCAAGCCCGAGGTGTGGATCGTTCGGGAGTGGGCCCTCAGGATGGCCGAGCACTTCGAGAGGCTCGGAGACAGGCGCCGGGCCCGGAATCTCCGCATCTGCGTGAAGCCTTTCCTCGGCAAGGAGGAGGGTTACGAGCTTCCCAAGGCTATCTGGGAAGAGTACACCCAGAAGCTCACCAAGGGACGGGACAACGACCTTTCCGGGGCCACCTACGAGGTGCTCAGAAAGCGCCCGGACGGGGTCCAGTGGCCCGCTCCCACCGAGGAGATTGCGTTGCGCGGAGGCACCCCCACCAAGTTCGTGCGGGGTATCGATCCCCTGGCGGACAAACACCCGGGCACCGATCCCTATGTCTTTTACGGTCCGGCGCACAGGGATCACAAGCTTTACATCTGGCTCCGTCCTTATCAGGGTGCGGCCGAGGAACCCGACGCCGAGTATCCCTTCTACCTTTCCACCGGTCGGGTGATCGATCACTGGCACACCTCGAGCATGACCGGGCGTATTCCTGAGCTTTTGCGGGCCAATCCCTACGCCTATGTGGAGATCAATCCCAGGGATGCCCGCAAGCTCGGGATCAAACCCAACGACATGGTGGAGATAGAGACCCGGCGCGGGAAGATCGTTCTGCCGGCCAAGGTGTACGAGGGGCCCATTGAGGGAATGGTGTTCGTGTACTGGTACGACATGGAGGAATCGCGCATGGCCAACCGGGTCACCAAGGACGCCTTTGACCCCGGCTCCAAGGAGCCGGAATTCAAGATCTGTGCCTGCCGGATCCGTAAGGTTTCCGGTCCCAGACCCTTGAAACCCTATGTGGTGGGACACAGGATTTAA
- a CDS encoding 4Fe-4S dicluster domain-containing protein has translation MKRRFFLKGLLVGVLTACAPGELTSSPIKTNVLRPPGAIPEDFFASRCIRCGRCAESCPYRSIKILDIRHGFYAGTPVIYVEKIPCYLCMRCVKVCPTGTLRKISQKEVRMGLARVNRRLCVTWKGQGICRSCYNACPFREKAIRLDRLRPVVVPEFCVGCGLCTYACPVIPRAIVVEPIYAFRISR, from the coding sequence ATGAAGAGGCGTTTCTTCCTGAAGGGACTTCTGGTCGGGGTTTTGACCGCCTGCGCTCCGGGGGAACTGACCTCCTCTCCCATTAAGACCAATGTGTTGCGTCCTCCCGGAGCCATACCGGAGGATTTCTTCGCCTCCCGTTGCATTCGCTGCGGGCGCTGCGCCGAAAGTTGTCCCTATCGCAGCATAAAAATCCTGGACATTCGCCACGGATTTTACGCCGGCACCCCGGTTATCTATGTGGAAAAGATTCCCTGTTACCTGTGCATGCGCTGCGTGAAGGTCTGTCCCACCGGTACCCTGCGCAAGATCTCCCAGAAAGAGGTCCGTATGGGCCTGGCCCGGGTAAACCGACGCCTCTGCGTGACCTGGAAGGGGCAGGGGATATGTCGCTCCTGCTACAATGCCTGTCCCTTCAGGGAGAAAGCCATCAGGCTCGACAGATTGCGACCGGTGGTCGTACCGGAGTTTTGCGTGGGTTGCGGACTGTGCACTTACGCCTGTCCGGTAATCCCCAGGGCCATCGTGGTGGAACCCATTTACGCCTTCAGGATCTCCCGATGA
- a CDS encoding multiheme C-type cytochrome, translating into MRVKLGTLIVGLTALLFACAPQKAPSPEVAKKPAVTHPELSEQEKWIACSECHRTETPEIYEEWHKSRHGLAMVKCFQCHGTFETFHEPTRETCRTCHAKAYDNCPKDRACWECHTPHLFKKHE; encoded by the coding sequence ATGAGAGTAAAACTGGGCACTCTGATAGTCGGTTTGACCGCTCTGCTTTTTGCCTGTGCTCCCCAGAAGGCTCCGTCCCCTGAGGTGGCCAAGAAACCCGCGGTCACCCATCCGGAGCTTTCCGAGCAGGAGAAGTGGATCGCCTGTAGCGAATGTCATCGGACGGAGACCCCCGAAATTTACGAGGAATGGCACAAGTCCCGGCACGGACTGGCCATGGTCAAGTGCTTTCAATGCCACGGGACCTTTGAGACCTTCCACGAACCCACGCGGGAGACCTGTCGCACCTGTCACGCGAAGGCCTACGACAATTGCCCGAAGGACAGGGCCTGCTGGGAATGTCACACTCCGCATCTCTTCAAAAAACACGAATAA
- a CDS encoding ATP-binding protein, with protein sequence MRSRRVPFPCKGLAGKIICGSTLAILLPFIIFYLLLGYYDEKWLEHELRSQARAIYHLITVTRHWIAWHGGIYIKKEDQFHLLTPSHFVRDLSLFSRGSLPYTIKIAVEHPKNPLHAPDPFEKEAIRQFKTGKKEYWKLKGTLYRYAAPLTFRSECLNCHRWSAEKTVAGCISIALDTTRMKEHLSRRRELINAFFVLTFLLMMVSLSVLIRRWILHPMDRFKTATQRIREGKYTRVDLNSRDEWQELAETFNSMVNRIKNHQEELEAKIAEATEKLRTAYEELKKTDQFKSEFFSHISHDLKTPLSAIKGTIDFLLRKNPGDQHLLIAQKNAHKLLQMINTILDITRLEHGQLELTKDLVDLRELVEEVCEAHQPLAWEKEVRISWHPPEEPLWVEADAERMYGVLSNILDNAIRFSPRGSEVIVRASKNGNRVLLEIEDYGPGIQSEEKRRIFEKFYHRNSGGLGLGLAISYGIIKAHKGEIWVKDPEGHQGSVFVIALPLKDA encoded by the coding sequence ATGAGATCGAGGAGGGTTCCTTTTCCCTGCAAAGGCCTGGCCGGGAAGATTATCTGTGGAAGTACGCTGGCTATACTTCTTCCCTTTATAATTTTTTACCTCCTTCTCGGATACTACGACGAGAAATGGCTGGAGCACGAGCTCCGCTCCCAGGCCCGGGCCATCTATCACCTCATTACCGTAACCCGGCACTGGATCGCCTGGCACGGAGGAATTTACATCAAAAAAGAGGATCAATTTCACCTACTTACTCCATCTCACTTCGTACGCGACCTTTCCCTCTTTTCCCGGGGTAGCCTGCCCTACACCATAAAGATCGCCGTGGAACATCCCAAAAATCCCCTCCACGCACCGGATCCCTTTGAAAAGGAGGCCATCCGTCAGTTCAAGACCGGCAAAAAGGAATACTGGAAACTTAAGGGAACCCTTTACCGCTACGCCGCCCCCTTAACCTTTCGAAGCGAATGTCTGAACTGTCACCGCTGGTCCGCCGAAAAGACCGTGGCGGGATGCATTAGCATCGCTCTGGACACCACGCGCATGAAGGAACACCTTTCCCGCAGACGAGAACTCATCAACGCCTTTTTCGTCCTGACCTTTCTCCTCATGATGGTCAGTCTGTCCGTCCTCATCCGTCGCTGGATCCTTCATCCCATGGACAGGTTCAAGACCGCCACCCAGAGAATCAGGGAGGGAAAATACACCCGGGTGGACCTGAACAGCCGGGACGAATGGCAGGAACTCGCCGAAACCTTCAACTCCATGGTAAACCGGATCAAAAATCACCAGGAGGAGCTTGAGGCCAAAATCGCCGAGGCCACCGAGAAGCTGCGCACCGCCTACGAGGAACTCAAGAAGACCGATCAGTTCAAGAGCGAATTCTTTTCCCACATCTCCCACGACCTCAAGACCCCCCTCAGCGCCATAAAGGGCACCATCGACTTCCTCCTGAGGAAGAATCCGGGGGATCAACACCTCCTGATCGCTCAAAAGAACGCTCACAAGCTCCTCCAGATGATCAACACCATCCTGGACATAACCCGACTGGAACACGGCCAGCTGGAGCTCACCAAAGATCTGGTCGATCTGCGGGAACTGGTGGAGGAGGTCTGTGAGGCCCATCAACCCCTGGCCTGGGAAAAAGAGGTAAGGATCTCCTGGCATCCGCCGGAGGAGCCCCTTTGGGTGGAAGCGGATGCGGAACGCATGTACGGCGTTCTTTCGAACATCCTCGACAACGCCATTCGCTTTTCCCCCCGGGGGTCCGAGGTGATCGTAAGGGCCTCCAAAAACGGGAATCGGGTGCTTCTTGAGATAGAGGATTACGGACCGGGTATCCAGTCCGAGGAAAAAAGACGCATCTTCGAAAAGTTTTACCACCGGAATTCCGGAGGCCTGGGGTTGGGGCTGGCCATAAGTTATGGTATCATTAAGGCACATAAGGGAGAAATCTGGGTTAAAGACCCGGAGGGACATCAAGGAAGCGTTTTCGTCATTGCCCTGCCGTTGAAGGATGCCTAG
- a CDS encoding multiheme c-type cytochrome, which produces MRWKVFWSFLVGLALLGWGGSGLAVTQFSKDVTNPKVRELNKKCMMCHLKENKSLVFQWQESPHAAAKEGPVGCYTCHAADKGDPLGYNHEGAFIKTLITPRDCSYCHPREYREYENSHHATAGQIMASLDNLLGEVVCSAPVESVTKWGLPPTAAKADAQNACWQCHGSVVKVLRDKNGKILRNKEGAPQFDPSTWPNSGMGRINPDGSKGACNACHSKHAFRASVARQPFACGKCHLGPDHPQKEVYEESKHGIAYLSAVREKGLMGMNILKTGSWVLGKDYYFAPTCSTCHMGAYVKPNGSIARNTHNVGDRISWNLRPPISVHLNRVITTDGKVYDVPGDIPPLPGQYVEVYDYVRKGDKLVKVRTKKQVQKVISWKERRAAMMEVCKSCHGMQQVENFYKQFDALVVTYNEKFAKPAKRIFQEMVKDGLVPKSPFMSKVGWIWFEIWHHEGRRARHGAAMLGPDYTHWHGLYEVARHFYYEYIPEVLKVAKEHGKLAKYQKLIAQILNTPEHEWKLKGFGKMMKAIEQEYKERYGKEQ; this is translated from the coding sequence ATGAGATGGAAGGTGTTTTGGTCGTTTCTGGTGGGCCTGGCCCTTCTGGGCTGGGGAGGATCGGGGTTGGCGGTGACGCAATTTTCAAAGGATGTCACCAACCCCAAGGTGCGCGAGCTCAACAAGAAGTGCATGATGTGTCACCTGAAGGAGAACAAGTCGCTGGTCTTTCAGTGGCAGGAATCCCCGCACGCCGCGGCCAAGGAGGGCCCGGTGGGTTGTTATACCTGTCACGCGGCGGACAAGGGGGATCCCCTGGGCTACAATCACGAGGGGGCCTTCATCAAGACCCTCATCACGCCCCGGGATTGCTCTTACTGCCACCCGCGGGAGTACAGGGAGTACGAGAATTCTCATCACGCCACGGCCGGCCAGATCATGGCCTCTCTGGATAACCTTCTGGGGGAGGTGGTCTGCAGCGCGCCGGTGGAGTCGGTGACCAAGTGGGGGCTTCCGCCCACGGCGGCCAAGGCCGACGCCCAGAACGCCTGCTGGCAGTGCCACGGATCGGTGGTGAAGGTCCTCAGGGACAAGAACGGAAAGATTCTGCGCAACAAGGAGGGGGCACCGCAGTTCGATCCTTCCACCTGGCCCAACAGCGGAATGGGGCGGATCAATCCCGACGGCTCCAAGGGGGCCTGTAACGCCTGCCATTCCAAGCACGCCTTCCGGGCCAGCGTGGCGCGGCAGCCCTTCGCCTGCGGAAAGTGCCACCTGGGACCGGATCATCCCCAGAAGGAGGTTTACGAGGAGTCCAAGCACGGGATCGCCTATCTTTCGGCCGTGCGGGAGAAGGGGCTCATGGGGATGAACATCCTCAAGACCGGATCCTGGGTGCTGGGTAAGGACTACTACTTTGCCCCCACCTGTTCCACCTGCCACATGGGAGCCTATGTGAAGCCCAACGGCTCCATCGCCCGCAACACCCACAATGTGGGTGATCGTATCTCCTGGAACCTGCGTCCGCCCATCTCCGTGCACCTCAACCGGGTGATCACCACCGACGGCAAGGTCTACGATGTGCCCGGGGACATTCCGCCGCTTCCGGGTCAGTATGTGGAGGTCTACGACTATGTGCGCAAGGGCGACAAGCTGGTGAAGGTCAGAACCAAGAAGCAGGTCCAGAAGGTCATTAGCTGGAAGGAGCGCCGGGCGGCCATGATGGAGGTGTGCAAGAGCTGTCACGGTATGCAGCAGGTGGAGAACTTCTACAAGCAGTTCGACGCTCTGGTGGTGACCTACAACGAGAAGTTCGCCAAGCCGGCCAAGCGGATCTTCCAGGAGATGGTCAAGGACGGTCTGGTGCCTAAGTCGCCCTTCATGTCCAAGGTGGGCTGGATTTGGTTCGAGATCTGGCACCACGAGGGACGCCGTGCCCGTCACGGAGCGGCCATGCTGGGGCCGGACTACACGCACTGGCACGGGCTGTATGAGGTAGCTCGCCACTTTTACTACGAGTACATCCCCGAAGTCCTCAAGGTGGCCAAGGAGCACGGCAAGCTGGCCAAGTATCAGAAGCTCATCGCGCAGATCCTGAACACCCCCGAGCACGAGTGGAAGCTCAAGGGCTTCGGCAAGATGATGAAGGCCATCGAGCAGGAGTACAAGGAGCGCTACGGAAAGGAACAGTAA
- a CDS encoding alginate export family protein — protein MKRWVWLAFFGILMWVSGALAYTVEGKVKGRLDFKEEIRYEYWNTFDKKYAQDNFDYDDSYSFVSSKMRFGAGFSSPVVDAYAQLHWTQFFGLPDDGEFGLGALYYKFNGPFGGPTAHPDKATNIGYGAISQAWVRVKPPMVPGLSVKLGRFFYLSGLEGGLPKNATLKWVKKVRISQRMIGPFDWSRVGRAFDGGVLSYDFNPWNFTLSYMHPTPGGFYLRRDDPEMNGESTHDIDIVTAVLSLKDTNPYVPNLDAQLFYYYYNDERRLSKVKTVTVGTKTYDYTAELTGLGDCEVHMLGGHLVYARDMGSGVADFLLWGGYQWGTWGRGVAGHDRTLDHKAWAIAVEAGYKFKDLPWQPWFRVGYFYGTGDDDPNDGDHETFFMMIPTLRVYSMTPSYTFMNTNYWMAQVILKPRKNVVVRSDVHFVNLTEDRDIWYLGSGMMRPDALSYAPVMNHIAKKDDDLLTMWDLSVFIKNLYQYNGVKVGLDLYLSHIWGGDVVEDAFQADDDLTFFYAELRFTF, from the coding sequence ATGAAACGCTGGGTATGGTTGGCATTTTTTGGGATTTTGATGTGGGTTTCCGGGGCCCTGGCCTATACGGTAGAGGGGAAGGTCAAGGGCCGGCTGGATTTTAAGGAGGAGATCCGTTACGAATACTGGAACACCTTTGACAAAAAGTACGCTCAGGACAACTTTGATTACGATGACTCGTATTCCTTCGTCTCCAGCAAGATGCGTTTCGGGGCCGGCTTTTCTTCCCCGGTGGTGGACGCCTACGCCCAGCTCCACTGGACGCAGTTTTTCGGCCTTCCTGATGACGGAGAGTTCGGATTAGGGGCGCTCTATTACAAGTTCAACGGGCCTTTTGGAGGGCCTACCGCGCATCCGGACAAGGCCACGAACATAGGTTACGGGGCCATCTCTCAGGCCTGGGTGCGGGTGAAACCCCCGATGGTGCCGGGTCTGAGCGTGAAGCTCGGCCGGTTTTTCTATCTTTCCGGGCTTGAAGGCGGCCTTCCCAAGAATGCCACGCTCAAGTGGGTGAAGAAGGTGCGCATCTCCCAGCGCATGATCGGTCCCTTCGACTGGTCTCGCGTGGGAAGGGCCTTTGACGGTGGCGTGCTCTCCTACGACTTCAATCCCTGGAATTTCACCCTCTCCTACATGCATCCCACCCCGGGTGGTTTCTATCTCCGGCGGGACGATCCGGAGATGAACGGGGAGTCCACCCACGACATCGACATCGTGACCGCGGTTTTAAGCCTCAAGGACACCAATCCCTATGTGCCCAACCTCGATGCGCAGCTCTTCTACTATTACTACAACGATGAGCGCAGGCTTTCCAAGGTAAAGACCGTTACGGTGGGGACCAAGACCTACGACTACACGGCTGAGCTGACCGGACTGGGAGATTGCGAGGTGCACATGCTCGGTGGGCATCTCGTTTACGCCCGCGACATGGGCTCCGGAGTGGCGGACTTCCTCCTCTGGGGCGGCTATCAGTGGGGAACCTGGGGACGGGGCGTGGCTGGACACGATCGCACCCTTGACCATAAGGCCTGGGCCATCGCTGTCGAGGCCGGCTACAAGTTCAAGGACCTTCCCTGGCAGCCCTGGTTCCGGGTGGGCTACTTCTACGGCACCGGGGACGACGACCCCAACGACGGCGACCACGAGACCTTCTTCATGATGATCCCCACCCTGCGGGTGTACTCCATGACTCCTTCCTACACCTTCATGAATACCAACTACTGGATGGCCCAGGTGATCCTTAAACCTCGCAAGAATGTCGTCGTCCGTTCTGATGTTCACTTCGTCAATCTCACCGAAGACCGGGACATCTGGTATCTCGGCTCCGGCATGATGCGCCCGGATGCTCTCAGCTACGCCCCGGTGATGAATCACATTGCCAAGAAAGATGACGATCTTCTTACCATGTGGGACCTCTCGGTGTTCATCAAGAACCTCTATCAGTACAACGGCGTTAAGGTGGGGCTCGACCTCTACCTCAGCCACATCTGGGGCGGTGATGTGGTGGAGGATGCCTTTCAGGCCGACGACGATTTGACCTTCTTCTACGCGGAGCTTCGTTTCACTTTCTAG
- a CDS encoding chaperone NapD, translated as MPISGLVVCFLPEKLEEVRAFLEALPGVEVHGWNDRGEMVVVYEDETVEKMEKEIKEWPRRNEGILSVNVAYFHVEDEIERMEKGEYVPERPWKEK; from the coding sequence ATGCCTATTTCCGGTTTAGTGGTCTGTTTCCTGCCGGAAAAGCTGGAAGAGGTTAGGGCCTTTCTGGAGGCCCTCCCCGGCGTGGAGGTGCACGGCTGGAACGATCGGGGAGAGATGGTGGTGGTCTACGAAGACGAGACCGTGGAAAAGATGGAAAAAGAGATAAAGGAATGGCCCAGGCGGAACGAGGGAATTCTTTCGGTAAATGTGGCCTACTTCCATGTGGAGGACGAGATCGAGAGGATGGAAAAAGGGGAGTATGTTCCGGAGAGACCCTGGAAGGAGAAATGA
- a CDS encoding 4Fe-4S binding protein gives MSKRKIYYRRWRYLTLSAAFLLILIPPILNLYLHFTFVQGWYQSLGIGRLWIVSPLEGLESLLISKYVYLPSLIGMLIPVLVALYLGRVFCSWICPISFLQETLDRIRKRLFGYNPLTWRDRLVLSLRVLWVALIGEFLLSMVLGFPIFVFVSPPGLVGRELMLGIIFHAFALEGVIVFVILVLHLFTRRFYCRYFCPLGGLLAFLGQKRRLKVRLKSRKCTGCGICEKVCPLGLPVNRGGSYSPYCWNCGECVDFCPTGALGFYWKRSYYLKPAAGIAPRVQNDNPPRDG, from the coding sequence ATGAGTAAAAGAAAGATCTATTACCGACGCTGGCGATACCTCACCCTGAGCGCCGCCTTTTTGCTTATTCTGATCCCTCCCATACTCAACCTTTACCTCCACTTCACCTTCGTTCAGGGTTGGTACCAGTCTCTCGGGATCGGGAGGCTCTGGATCGTATCCCCTCTTGAGGGACTCGAAAGCCTTCTCATTTCCAAGTATGTTTACCTTCCCTCCCTCATAGGGATGCTCATTCCGGTGCTGGTGGCCCTTTATCTTGGAAGGGTGTTTTGTTCCTGGATCTGTCCGATCAGCTTTTTACAGGAAACCCTCGATCGTATCCGAAAAAGGCTTTTCGGATACAATCCACTCACCTGGCGGGACAGACTGGTGCTGAGTTTGCGGGTCCTGTGGGTGGCCCTGATCGGGGAATTTCTTCTTTCCATGGTGCTGGGTTTCCCCATCTTCGTGTTCGTGTCTCCCCCGGGGCTCGTAGGCCGGGAACTAATGCTGGGGATAATCTTTCACGCTTTCGCCCTGGAGGGAGTCATCGTTTTCGTGATTCTGGTCCTTCATCTTTTTACGCGCCGGTTTTATTGTCGTTATTTCTGTCCCCTGGGGGGCCTGCTGGCCTTTTTGGGACAGAAAAGAAGGCTAAAGGTCCGTCTCAAAAGTCGGAAGTGTACCGGTTGCGGGATCTGTGAGAAGGTTTGCCCTCTGGGATTACCGGTCAATCGGGGCGGGTCCTACAGCCCCTATTGCTGGAACTGCGGAGAATGCGTGGACTTCTGTCCCACCGGAGCCCTGGGGTTTTACTGGAAGAGATCCTATTACCTGAAACCCGCGGCGGGAATAGCCCCTAGGGTTCAAAACGATAACCCACCCCGGGATGGGTGA